One region of Bactrocera neohumeralis isolate Rockhampton chromosome 5, APGP_CSIRO_Bneo_wtdbg2-racon-allhic-juicebox.fasta_v2, whole genome shotgun sequence genomic DNA includes:
- the LOC126759679 gene encoding dynein axonemal intermediate chain 3, producing MSKSITSLNFKPQSRRKPSKSHLAKPTTVNTVITEQDDIPAEEDSDVHLVTTGKLQVKKWREPDSDDEGNPEHNYDIAEAWRSLFSLPSCHQIVLKENVQRRLQLLVGLNVTQEFPWKQIKYKNLIDQFENIEDGDFMSSALEGFNLEDHLLFGYTPILTENQDDVPEGDPFIVFLSPADAKIALTIIRNMELYERWLVNKRLIKKPRRWISLGSENEVNMTIEQAHSSPLEVEVQSVYPLRIPELKEFSLRKSSDIRDGYVELLPSDLIKFENVMRRRVTIGIQSAPTLIDLEQQTDPTFPTNAWAQYLYEINDEDELDETSEDETSKDQIHGSSRNPTPSPIEPRTPKPQPVMSSNIRLLLDTLEFNQIDMYRNDYAYICNKPIEHYTTPHLEETLCFANISKSYERYVCGIDWYSSLSGLIATSYTFNTPATVELISRHVDVVQRAVLQPNPILMWSFADNLNYKLEFETSQEVTVLSFCPHDPNLLFGGGKNGQIIAWDLQGRAEKLDAEEILTAAQSKYRVLIADFLKWTIQINEDAIVPPVMSSALEVSQKSSITGIYWLGQHFYVNSFGKTLNDPNKEIVHKFFLTCSVDGTISFWDLDSTNDKKLQAGTLRHDQPKALTQSESIYKNKVLKPIFTVVFNEPITSIFCDSSVFHCKIPDSAKKRVNSNNFATILEPINPKEIRQSVITSSFYGHIERLNWLGSYADEECRENVSKSINFARVHDGPVIAIRKNPFYPVVFVSIGRTIFAVWKENFNYSPIFWRKCSADLTAVTWSESRPGILYLTRIDGNMEAWDILARDDDACYNDILGGGIITAISEHRPSEPEKLLGIGDYNSSFRMMKLPQSFYTPEPKELERVKEYFSKEENRKKSIQAWEHQYFENNRDIIEAKRQAEIDTRKELERLEKEYIINATRKVKEGGDENKDESKNLSYTERMKRKWDELNLNRLLSILMSRKRVDEEKLERETRLEKKHLAYEAAKKQSLIRIQQRVGEEVASVRARILPHEKVDLQRIDMIISSVRVLMEAVDDYADTEMESNEIVKDFDAFDTLSYIDFLYRGDHRRRLLNKSIGGNTERIYWYECIQDEDLLEE from the exons atGTCGAAGTCTATTACCAGCTTGAACTTTAAACCGCAATCGCGTAGAAAACCATCAAAGTCTCATTTAGCCAAGCCGACCACAGTGAATACTGTGATTACTGAACAAGATGATATTCCTGCAGAAGAAGACTCCGATGTTCATTT aGTAACGACAGGTAAACTGCAAGTTAAGAAGTGGCGGGAACCTGATTCAGATGATGAAGGCAACCCAGAGCATAACTATGATATTGCTGAAGCTTGGCGAAGTCTTTTTAGTTTGccatcctgtcatcaaatagtcctgaa AGAAAATGTGCAGCGACGTTTACAACTTTTAGTTGGATTAAACGTTACTCAAGAATTCCCTtggaaacaaataaaatataaaaatttaatagaccaatttgaaaatatagaGGATGGTGATTTTATGAGCTCAGCTCTTGAAGGGTTTAATTTAGAGGACCATTTATTGTTTGGTTACACACCAATTTTAACAGAGAACCAAGATGATGTTCCTGAGGGTGATCCAttcattgtttttttaagtcctgccGACGCGAAAATAGCATTAACAATAATTCGAAATATGGAGCTATATGAGCGTTGGCTTGTAAACAAACGTTTGATAAAAAAGCCTCGTAGATGGATATCGCTAGGTAGTGAAAATGAAGTAAATATGACCATAGAGCAAGCCCACTCAAGTCCGTTAGAGGTCGAAGTGCAGAGTGTCTATCCTTTAAGGATACCTGAGCTCAAAGAATTTTCTTTACGAAAATCTTCGGATATACGAGATGGATATGTAGAGCTATTACCTAgtgatttaataaaatttgaaaatgttatgcGGCGTCGAGTTACCATTGGAATACAATCCGCTCCAACTTTAATAGATCTTGAACAGCAAACCGACCCTACATTTCCAACAAATGCCTGGGCACAATATCTATATGAAATAAATGATGAAG aTGAATTGGATGAAACATCAGAAGACGAGACCTCGAAGGATCAAATACATGGGTCCAGCCGAAATCCAACCCCATCTCCAATAGAACCCCGAACACCTAAGCCACAGCCCGTAATGTCATCTAATATTCGACTGTTACTGGACACCCTTGAGTTTAATCAAATTGATATGTATCG taATGATTATGCATACATTTGTAATAAACCGATTGAACACTATACCACTCCACATTTAGAAGAAACCTTGTGTTTTGCCAATATTTCCAAAAGCTATGAGCGCTACGTTTGTGGGATCGATTGGTATTCCTCTTTGTCGGGATTAATTGCAACCTCTTATACATTTAATACTCCTGCTACAGTTGaattaa TCTCACGACATGTGGATGTAGTTCAACGGGCTGTATTACAGCCAAATCCGATATTAATGTGGAGTTTCGCTgataatttaaattacaaattagagTTTGAAACATCTCAAGAAGTGACCGTTCTATCATTTTGTCCACATGACCCCAATCTTTTATTTGGTGGAGGTAAAAATGGTCAAATAATTGCTTGGGATTTACAAGGTCGGGCAGAAAAGCTTGACGCGGAAGAAATACTAACAGCGGCACAATCGAAATATCGTGTTTTAATAGctgattttttaaaatggaCAATACAGATAAATGAAGATGCTATTGTACCGCCCGTCATGTCATCAGCTTTAGAGGTATCACAAAAGTCTTCAATTACTGGTATATATTGGCTGGGTCaacatttttatgtaaattcttTTGGAAAGACTCTAAATGATCCAAATAAAGAGATTGTCCATAAATTCTTTCTCACTTGCTCTGTGGATGGAACAATTTCTTTCTGGGATTTGGATTCAACGAATGATAAGAAACTTCAAGCTGGAACATTAAGACATGACCAACCCAAAGCTCTGACACAGAGCGAGTCcatctataaaaataaagtgcTAAAACCAATATTTACTGTTGTGTTTAATGAACCAATAACATCTATATTTTGCGATTCATCTGTATTTCATTGCAAGATTCCAGATTCTGCAAAAAAAAGAgtaaattcgaataattttgctACGATTTTAGAACCAATTAATCCAAAGGAAATCAGACAGTCAGTTATAACTTCATCATTTTATGGACACATTGAAAGACTGAATTGGTTAGGTTCATATGCTGATGAAGAATGCCGCGAGAACGTTtctaaatcaataaattttgctAGAGTTCATGATGGACCAGTAATTGCAATAAGGAAAAATCCATTTTATCCAGTTGTATTTGTTTCAATAGGTCGGACTATATTTGCTGTgtggaaagaaaattttaattattcgcCAATATTTTGGAGAAAATGCTCCGCAGATTTAACAGCTGTTACATGGAGTGAATCGCGGCCTGGAATTTTATATCTCACTCGTATTGATGGAAATATGGAGGCTTGGGATATTTTAG CGCGAGACGATGATGCCTGCTACAATGACATTTTGGGTGGTGGAATAATTACGGCGATATCGGAACATCGCCCTTCAGAACCGGAGAAGCTACTTGGGATAGGTGATTATAATAGTAGTTTCCGGATGATGAAGTTACCACAAAGTTTTTATACCCCAGAGCCAAAAGAATTAGAG AGAGTAAAAGAGTATTTTAGTAAGGAAGAGAACCGTAAAAAATCTATTCAGGCTTGGGAACATCAGTATTTCGAAAATAATCGTGATATAATTGAAGCAAAACGTCAGGCCGAAATAGATACCAGGAAAGAACTAGAACGCCTCGAAAAGGAGTATATAATAAATGCAACACGCAAAGTTAAAGAAGGAGGAGATGagaataa aGATGAATCGAAAAACCTTTCATATACAGAACGAATGAAACGTAAATGGGATGAGTTGAATTTGAATCGTTTATTAAGCATTCTAATGTCTCGCAAGCGTGTTGATGAGGAAAAGCTAGAGAGAGAAACTCGGCTTGAGAAAAAACATTTAGCTTATGAGGCTGCAAAAAAACAATCCTTAATTCGTATCCAACAAAGAGTAGGAGAAGAAGTAGCATCTGTAAGAGCTAGGATACTACCACATGAAAAAGTTGATTTACAACGTATCGACATGATAATCTCATCTGTACGAGTATTAATGGAGGCCGTCGATGATTATGCTGATACTGAAATGGAATCCAATGAAATAGTAAAGGACTTCGATGCATTTGATACTTTAAGTTACATAGATTTTCTATACCGTGGAGATCATCGTCGACGTTTGCTGAACAAATCAATAGGTGGGAATACTGAAAGAATATATTGGTACGAATGCATCCAAGATGAAGATCTCTTGGAGGAATGA
- the LOC126758711 gene encoding adenosine 5'-monophosphoramidase HINT1, producing the protein MRMNFFVSSAVLVLRKSLPRPLTNIAKMSSEVEKAQTAGAAEDTIFGKILRKEIPCNFIYEDEKCVAFHDINAQAPTHFLVIPRKPIVQLSQASGDDSQLLGHLMLVGAKVAKDLGLDKGYRVVINNGQHGAQSVYHLHLHFLGGRQMQWPPG; encoded by the exons ATGCGTATGAATTTTTTCGTTTCGAGTGCAGTTTTGGTTTTACGGAAAAg CTTGCCTCGACCTTTAACCAATATTGCGAAAATGTCTAGTGAAGTTGAGAAGGCACAAACAGCGGGTGCCGCCGAAGATactattttcggaaaaattttacgaaaggaAATTCCATGCAATTTCATATATGAGGATGAGAAG tgCGTCGCATTTCATGATATCAATGCTCAGGCACCTACACACTTTCTTGTAATACCTAGGAAGCCCATCGTGCAACTATCGCAAGCAAGCGGAGATGACAGTCAATTACTAGGCCATCTTATGTTAGTAGGTGCAAAAGTAGCCAAAGATCTAGGATTGGACAAAGGCTACAGAGTTGTTATAAACAACGGTCAACACGGAGCACAATCTGTTTATCATTTGCATCTGCATTTTCTCGGAGGACGTCAAATGCAATGGCCTCCAGGCTAA
- the LOC126758710 gene encoding rab-like protein 3 isoform X2: MVMANNIEKARVLIVGDSGVGKTCLTHLIAHSEPLTRPGWTVGCNIEVKLHEYKEGTPLQKTYFIELFDVVHDLTNRKSQENLRDWLFEILNKDGKDIRNLSCDNTFDPEQFLGSTQLPMLVVGAKLDLSEEKRKSNQLQKIGSIAEHCGSEEIWLNCRDSRSFAAGTTDAVKLSRFFDRVIEKKNHSRDLPNASSDRRKHASAEVGNRISSQFT, translated from the exons atGGTGATGGCGAATAACATTGAGAAAGCTAGAGTGCTTATAGTAGGAGATTCAG GAGTCGGAAAAACATGTTTAACACACTTGATAGCACATAGTGAACCGTTAACCCGTCCAGGATGGACTGTCGGATGCAATATAGAAGTCAAGCTTCACGAATATAAGGAGGGGACCCCTCTTCAAAAAACGTATTTTATTGAACTGTTTGATGTTG TTCATGACTTAACAAATCGTAAAAGTCAAGAGAATTTACGGGATTGGCTTTTTGAAATCCTTAATAAAGATGGAAAAGATATTAGGAATTTAAGTTGCGACAATACATTTGATCCAGAGCAATTTTTAGGATCGACACAACTTCCCATGCTAGTAGTTGGTGCAAAGCTAGACCTTTCAGAGGAAAAACGGAAATCaaaccaacttcaaaaaattggTTCGATCG CTGAGCATTGTGGCTCGGAAGAAATATGGTTAAATTGTAGAGATTCTCGTAGTTTTGCTGCAGGAACAACTGATGCCGTAAAACTATCTCGTTTTTTCGACCGTgtaattgagaaaaaaaatcattctcgCGACCTGCCCAATGCATCCTCAGATAGAAGAAAACATGCAAGTGCAGAAGTTGGGAATAGAATAAGCTCGCAATTTACTTGA
- the LOC126758710 gene encoding rab-like protein 3 isoform X1: MVMANNIEKARVLIVGDSGVGKTCLTHLIAHSEPLTRPGWTVGCNIEVKLHEYKEGTPLQKTYFIELFDVGGSLSHRNTRGVFYTTLHGIILVHDLTNRKSQENLRDWLFEILNKDGKDIRNLSCDNTFDPEQFLGSTQLPMLVVGAKLDLSEEKRKSNQLQKIGSIAEHCGSEEIWLNCRDSRSFAAGTTDAVKLSRFFDRVIEKKNHSRDLPNASSDRRKHASAEVGNRISSQFT; the protein is encoded by the exons atGGTGATGGCGAATAACATTGAGAAAGCTAGAGTGCTTATAGTAGGAGATTCAG GAGTCGGAAAAACATGTTTAACACACTTGATAGCACATAGTGAACCGTTAACCCGTCCAGGATGGACTGTCGGATGCAATATAGAAGTCAAGCTTCACGAATATAAGGAGGGGACCCCTCTTCAAAAAACGTATTTTATTGAACTGTTTGATGTTGGTGGGTCCTTAAGCCATAGAAATACGAGAGGTGTGTTTTATACAACTTTACATGGAATTATTCTAGTTCATGACTTAACAAATCGTAAAAGTCAAGAGAATTTACGGGATTGGCTTTTTGAAATCCTTAATAAAGATGGAAAAGATATTAGGAATTTAAGTTGCGACAATACATTTGATCCAGAGCAATTTTTAGGATCGACACAACTTCCCATGCTAGTAGTTGGTGCAAAGCTAGACCTTTCAGAGGAAAAACGGAAATCaaaccaacttcaaaaaattggTTCGATCG CTGAGCATTGTGGCTCGGAAGAAATATGGTTAAATTGTAGAGATTCTCGTAGTTTTGCTGCAGGAACAACTGATGCCGTAAAACTATCTCGTTTTTTCGACCGTgtaattgagaaaaaaaatcattctcgCGACCTGCCCAATGCATCCTCAGATAGAAGAAAACATGCAAGTGCAGAAGTTGGGAATAGAATAAGCTCGCAATTTACTTGA